One Deinococcus radiopugnans ATCC 19172 genomic window, CAGTCCAGCAGGGCGGGCAGGAAAGCCGGCGGCACCCGCCAGCCCGCCGACGCGCACAGCGTCAGCCATTCGGGCAGCACGGGCGAGTCCAGCAGATGCGGCAGGTGCCGGGTCACGCGGGATGGGGCTTCGGGCCGGGTTTCGGCGGGGGCCGGCGCGGGCAGGGGCGGCGCGGGTTCGGGGCGGCGACCGGCGCGCGTCGCCAGCCCGGCCAGCGCGGCGCGGGCCAGCAGGGTGGCCTCCGCGTCGTCCCGCGTGACGCTGTTCAGGGCGGCGGCCAGCGGGGTTCCGGCCGGGGCGGGGAGCGTGGCCCGCGCCGTCCCCACCATCGCTGCGGCCAGCAGCACGTTCAGATCATTCATGACGGGTCTCCGGGCAAGGCGGGCCAGAAGTTCAGCGGCAGGAAGGCCAGACCGTCCCACTCGCCGAACAGGTTCACCGCCGCACCGCCACTCCCCGCCAGCAGGTGCAGCAGCGGGCGCTCATCTCCGGTGAGGGGCAGGCTGCCGCCCCCGTCGGCCACGCGCCACGGCTCGCCAGGCACCACCCGCACCGGCCCCAGCAGGTATGCCTGACGCTCCAGCCAGGGGTTGCGGGCCAGAGCGTCGGCGTGGGCGGAAAGCATGGCGTCCAGATCCAGAGGTGTGGGCAGCGGGGCCAGCGGCCCGGCCTCGCCCGCCTCGTCCTTCAGCACGGCCCGCTGCGGCACTGCGGAGGGCGCAAACACCACCTCGGCATTCACGCTGCGGCCCACGGGCAGGCCCGGCGGCAACGGACGGCCCCCCGGCGCGAAGTCCAGCAGCAGGGCCGTCTGGTGGCGGTGCTGCAACCACGTCCGGCGCACCGTCAAGGCGTCCTCCGGCACCGTGAGGTGACCCAGCACGTTCCAGCGCGCCCGAACGCCGCCGGTTTCCAGCAGACCGGTCACGTTCAGCGGGAAGCCCAGGGCCGCGCGCAAGTCGGACCGCTCGTCCTCGCCCAGGGTCTCGCGGTGGCCCCAGCCCTCGGTCAGCAGGGCCAGTTCGCCTAGGTGGGCCAGCAGCGCGGCGGGATCACCCAGCAGTTCGGGAATGCGCGCCACCCGCCGGGCCGCCCCCGGCGCCTGCGCGTCCATCAACCGCGCCGCCTGCGTGTCCCAGTCGCCGTAGGGCCGCGAGGACGCTGCCGCCAGACCATCCCGGATCAGGTCTTTGAGGAACAGGTGCAGCCCTTCCAGCCCCGCCGTGACCTTCTTCTCGCGGGCGGCGCGGCGTTTGGCCTGAGCGGCAGGATCAGTCTCTTTCTCGGCTTTCGGCTGTCCGCCTTCGGCCTTCTGCGCCTCCCGGTTCTGTCGTCCGGCCAGCCACGCCTGAATGCTTTCCGGGATGGATTGTGCGCCAAAGTCGGACGGGTGCGAGGCGTGCAGCAACAGCAGGGCCAGCCCGTGCTTGCAGGGAAACTTGCGGCTGGGGCAGGAGCACTTCGCCACCGGGCCGCTCAGGTCAACGGCGGTCAGGTACGGCGTCTTGCCGCTGCCCTGACACTCCCCCCACAGCACCCCCTCCAGCGCGTTCAGACTGGGCCACTTTCCCGGCGTGGCGAGTTTGCGGGCATTCGCCGCGCTGCCTGCGTCGGGGGCCAGGGCCAGGATGCTTTCGGTATTCAACGTCTGCGACAAATCATAAGCTCCTTATTCTGCTATTGACGTAATAGTAACAGGTGCACGTTATTGCCGCAAGCCTAGCGCAAAGCGCAAAAGAGGCCGCAGGCATGTGCGCCCCGGCCTCTCCTGTGCCCTGCCCGTCCTACTTCATTCCGTCCTGAATCCGCGCGTAGACCTCGTCCATGCTGCCCACGCCGTCCACCCGCTTCAGGTGGCCGCGTGCGCCGTAGTAGTCGATCAGCGGCTGGGTCTGCTCGCGGAACACGTCCTGGCGCCTGCGGGCCACTTCCTCGGTGTCGTCGCTGCGGACGGCCTCGCCGCGGGCCGCCGCCTGCCGCCCACGCTCGACGATGCGCTCGATCAGCAGTTCGCCGGGCACTTCCAGCAGCGGGACGTGGTTGACCGGCGCGCCCATCTCCTCGAGCAGCACGTCCAGCGCCTCGGCCTGTGCGCGGGTGCGCGGAAACCCGTCGAAGATCACGCGCACGCCTTCCATCTCGGCCAGACGGTCGCGGATCAGCGCCATCAGGATCTCGTCGGGCACCAGCTGGCCCGCATCCAGAATCGGCTTGATCTGCTGGCCCAGTTCGGTGCCGCGCTGCACGTGATCGCGCAGGATGTCGCCGGTGCTGATCTTGACCAGGCCCTGCTCGGCGGCCAGCCGCTCGGCCTGTGTGCCTTTGCCGGCACCAGGCGGCCCCAGAAAGATAACGACTTTGTTTTTCGGTTGGGTCATGCGTTCCTCCGTAAGTGAAATGTCAGTCTAGCGGCAGTTCCT contains:
- a CDS encoding SWIM zinc finger family protein, encoding MSQTLNTESILALAPDAGSAANARKLATPGKWPSLNALEGVLWGECQGSGKTPYLTAVDLSGPVAKCSCPSRKFPCKHGLALLLLHASHPSDFGAQSIPESIQAWLAGRQNREAQKAEGGQPKAEKETDPAAQAKRRAAREKKVTAGLEGLHLFLKDLIRDGLAAASSRPYGDWDTQAARLMDAQAPGAARRVARIPELLGDPAALLAHLGELALLTEGWGHRETLGEDERSDLRAALGFPLNVTGLLETGGVRARWNVLGHLTVPEDALTVRRTWLQHRHQTALLLDFAPGGRPLPPGLPVGRSVNAEVVFAPSAVPQRAVLKDEAGEAGPLAPLPTPLDLDAMLSAHADALARNPWLERQAYLLGPVRVVPGEPWRVADGGGSLPLTGDERPLLHLLAGSGGAAVNLFGEWDGLAFLPLNFWPALPGDPS
- a CDS encoding adenylate kinase, producing MTQPKNKVVIFLGPPGAGKGTQAERLAAEQGLVKISTGDILRDHVQRGTELGQQIKPILDAGQLVPDEILMALIRDRLAEMEGVRVIFDGFPRTRAQAEALDVLLEEMGAPVNHVPLLEVPGELLIERIVERGRQAAARGEAVRSDDTEEVARRRQDVFREQTQPLIDYYGARGHLKRVDGVGSMDEVYARIQDGMK